In Candidatus Contubernalis alkalaceticus, the genomic window TGCTGTGCAGTTGGACTACCTGGATAAAATAAAGGTTTCTGTGGCCTTTACTGAAGAGGAAATAAAAGAGTTCTTTAGGAAGGGCAGTTATCTAATTGGCCAGCAGAGCATGGAAGTTGACCCGGTTCTTTTTAGGGAAATTATGATTTCCATCAGTCACGCCATCAAGGAAAAGAGTCCGGAGGCTCCGGAAGCTCTTTTAACACTTTCAGAGTTGGATGAGTTTAAAAAAGACAATGTGCAGAAATTTTTACAAAAGATTGCTGCCTATGACAAGCAGCAGCTGGAGAATTATATACAGGAAACCGGGATGGATGAAAGAGCGGGACTGGACAGTGAAATTATTTCCTTTGTAGTCTTTGCCGTCATCAGCCCTTTTTACAGCATGTACATGAATACAGTTAAAGAGATTTCGGACTTTGCCCTTTGGCGCCTGAGTTATTGTCCTGTATGCGGACAGACCGCTACTATAGCGAAGCACAGGGAAGAGGATGGGGCAAGGGTACTGGAATGCTGGCTCTGTCATGCCCAATGGTATTATCCTCGGGTAGAATGTCCTTACTGTGACAACAAGGACCATAAAAAACTTCGTTTCTTCTATGTTCCCGGTGACCGATCCCGTCAGGTGCACGTATGTGAGGTGTGTAAAAGTTACTTAAAGACTATTGACAGCAAGTCTATGGAAAAAGATGCCATTTTGGATTTGGAGTCCATAGCCACGGCATATCTGGACGTGCTGGCGGAGCGGGAGGGATACAAACTCCCCGGTGGGGATGCAGATTCCTTAAATTAGTCTGTTCAA contains:
- a CDS encoding formate dehydrogenase accessory protein FdhE; the protein is MEHYYPPDIERVEKEIEFHLEKNKDLTQIFEVYKGILAVQLDYLDKIKVSVAFTEEEIKEFFRKGSYLIGQQSMEVDPVLFREIMISISHAIKEKSPEAPEALLTLSELDEFKKDNVQKFLQKIAAYDKQQLENYIQETGMDERAGLDSEIISFVVFAVISPFYSMYMNTVKEISDFALWRLSYCPVCGQTATIAKHREEDGARVLECWLCHAQWYYPRVECPYCDNKDHKKLRFFYVPGDRSRQVHVCEVCKSYLKTIDSKSMEKDAILDLESIATAYLDVLAEREGYKLPGGDADSLN